A part of Pseudomonadota bacterium genomic DNA contains:
- the sseA gene encoding 3-mercaptopyruvate sulfurtransferase, producing MSYVKSDALVSTAWLAEHLHAPDIRIVDGTNQLPDANLDPKEAYRKRHIPGAVFFDIGEIADTGSPYPNMLPSPEKFASRVGALGLGDGSRIIVYDAAGLVSVARVWWMFRVFGHRDVAVLDGGLPKWIREGRPVDDRPVEPNKRHFTPRVNNFLVRNTEQVLANIESGREQLVDTRSAARYAGQVPEARPGLRAGHIPKSINLPYPDILDPKEKTVLPPERLRQKFAEAGIDLSRPIVTSCGSGVTAGVVALGLYLLGIENVPVYDGSWSEWGSRDDLPIEISA from the coding sequence ATGAGTTACGTCAAGTCGGACGCCTTGGTTAGCACGGCCTGGCTGGCCGAGCATCTCCACGCCCCCGATATCCGGATCGTGGACGGCACCAACCAGCTTCCCGACGCCAACCTCGACCCGAAAGAGGCCTACCGCAAGAGGCATATCCCGGGCGCCGTCTTCTTCGATATCGGCGAGATCGCGGACACCGGAAGCCCCTACCCGAACATGCTGCCTTCGCCGGAAAAATTCGCAAGCCGCGTCGGCGCGCTCGGCCTTGGTGATGGCAGCCGCATCATCGTCTACGACGCCGCCGGCCTGGTCAGCGTCGCCCGCGTGTGGTGGATGTTCCGCGTCTTCGGTCACCGGGACGTCGCCGTGCTGGATGGCGGCTTGCCGAAATGGATCCGTGAGGGCCGTCCGGTCGACGACCGTCCGGTCGAGCCAAACAAGCGGCACTTCACGCCGCGGGTGAACAATTTCCTGGTGCGAAACACCGAGCAAGTTCTCGCCAACATCGAAAGCGGGCGCGAGCAGCTTGTAGACACCCGCAGCGCCGCACGTTACGCGGGCCAGGTACCGGAGGCGCGGCCCGGCCTGCGCGCCGGCCATATCCCGAAAAGCATCAACCTGCCCTACCCGGACATCCTAGACCCCAAGGAAAAAACGGTGCTGCCACCCGAACGCCTCCGGCAGAAATTCGCCGAGGCCGGGATCGATCTCTCGAGGCCCATCGTGACAAGCTGCGGGTCCGGGGTAACGGCCGGCGTCGTGGCGCTTGGGCTCTATCTGCTCGGAATCGAGAACGTGCCCGTCTATGACGGTTCGTGGTCCGAATGGGGAAGCCGGGACGATCTGCCGATCGAGATCTCGGCTTAA
- a CDS encoding efflux RND transporter periplasmic adaptor subunit, which translates to MNQFSSRLMLLFLMLIPSMAQAEVLELSKEQLANVNLAIYAVTVRESHTRLRLSGSLSADQRKSYRVAPVVDGMVTALQVVAHDNVRKGQVLARLRSNNLGQAQADYLEALARYELALAERKRIESLWKDGVVAESRWLKVDSEYKAAHATFEARRRLLSLAGLSDEQVKQLAKAPDRLAEFDLTSPIDGLVTGVEIEPGQFLSAGEVAFHVDDLSLLWAEVRIPVANLPQIALEAEALVQVQARPGQPYQGRLESLGGEVDQKSQTLAGRIVLGNPDGLLRPGMFAEVVLSGASKTGLMVPASARFMVGDQTYLFKALGDGRFEPVAVETGMESDGWVFILTGVAVGTKIVSSGVAELKSHWQYQGDK; encoded by the coding sequence ATGAACCAATTCAGCTCGCGATTGATGCTTTTGTTTCTCATGCTAATCCCGTCGATGGCGCAAGCCGAAGTACTGGAGCTTTCCAAGGAACAATTGGCCAACGTGAATCTGGCCATCTACGCCGTGACTGTCCGTGAGAGTCATACGCGTCTTCGTCTCAGTGGAAGCCTAAGCGCAGACCAGCGTAAAAGCTATCGCGTCGCGCCGGTGGTGGACGGCATGGTGACCGCATTACAGGTTGTGGCGCATGACAATGTGCGCAAGGGGCAAGTGCTGGCCAGATTGCGCAGCAACAACCTCGGACAAGCACAGGCCGACTATCTGGAGGCGCTGGCGCGGTATGAATTGGCTCTGGCGGAACGCAAGCGCATCGAAAGTTTGTGGAAAGACGGCGTTGTGGCGGAAAGCCGTTGGCTCAAGGTGGACAGTGAATACAAAGCGGCGCACGCAACCTTTGAGGCGCGCCGGCGTCTTCTGTCACTTGCGGGACTCTCGGATGAGCAGGTTAAACAGCTTGCCAAAGCTCCCGACCGTTTGGCGGAGTTCGATCTGACCAGTCCCATTGATGGCCTGGTCACCGGCGTCGAGATCGAACCCGGTCAATTTCTCTCCGCTGGTGAAGTTGCCTTTCACGTGGATGATCTTTCCCTTTTGTGGGCCGAGGTGCGTATACCGGTGGCCAACTTGCCCCAGATTGCGCTGGAGGCGGAGGCCCTGGTCCAAGTGCAGGCCCGTCCCGGTCAGCCGTATCAAGGTCGCCTGGAATCCCTGGGGGGTGAAGTGGATCAGAAAAGTCAGACTTTGGCCGGGCGCATTGTGCTTGGTAATCCCGACGGGTTGCTCCGTCCGGGTATGTTTGCCGAGGTTGTTTTATCAGGCGCATCAAAGACAGGCCTTATGGTTCCGGCCAGCGCTAGGTTTATGGTCGGTGATCAAACTTACTTATTCAAGGCCTTGGGGGACGGACGCTTTGAACCGGTGGCGGTCGAAACCGGTATGGAGTCGGATGGATGGGTTTTTATCCTGACAGGCGTTGCGGTAGGCACCAAGATTGTCAGCAGCGGTGTGGCGGAACTGAAATCCCATTGGCAATATCAGGGAGACAAATAG
- a CDS encoding TolC family protein encodes MNRWKSCWITWIAAILLGVLLPNVFIQSARAEGQRPVLREFIQRTLAEHPTLAAATARVQAARARLQAAEAPLYNPELEVGYENGESETRDVGISQTLDWSGKRNAQAKTESYALMEAEAALDAARRDLLAELLTALAEYNQRRELAALADRRQKLATELAALADRRHAAGDLPRSELLASRLELQRANVESAQTKTNLLETEEQLVAATGQRGALWPRLDDIPGSLPALGTITFNDLPEVRQAEATLFRAQAGVRVARKNQLPDPTIGVRGGRDNDETLIGLRLSIPLPIRNSRRAEVTAASEDAQASEGELNNIRRQVTARLGSAYRSYEVTQVAWREWEATGTADLQRQTELLQRLLQVGEIGTIDYLVQLNQTFDTETAVIALRGQLWRRWFLALAAAGRLGAWAETL; translated from the coding sequence ATGAACCGATGGAAATCGTGTTGGATTACGTGGATCGCCGCGATTCTGCTTGGCGTCCTTTTGCCAAATGTTTTTATACAGTCCGCGCGCGCCGAAGGACAACGCCCCGTCCTTCGCGAATTCATTCAGCGCACACTCGCCGAACACCCAACGCTTGCCGCCGCCACGGCCAGGGTACAAGCCGCGCGGGCGCGCCTACAGGCCGCGGAGGCGCCGCTTTACAATCCCGAACTGGAAGTCGGATACGAGAACGGCGAGAGTGAAACAAGGGATGTCGGTATTTCGCAGACGCTTGACTGGTCCGGCAAACGGAACGCCCAGGCCAAGACGGAAAGCTATGCGCTGATGGAAGCCGAAGCGGCGTTGGACGCGGCCCGCCGTGATCTGCTGGCAGAACTCCTGACGGCCCTTGCCGAGTATAACCAGCGTCGCGAACTTGCCGCGCTGGCCGACCGGCGGCAAAAACTTGCCACCGAACTTGCCGCGCTGGCCGACCGGCGGCATGCGGCGGGAGACCTTCCAAGGTCGGAACTGCTGGCGAGCCGGCTGGAACTGCAGCGGGCAAACGTCGAATCGGCGCAGACAAAGACGAACCTGTTGGAAACCGAAGAACAGCTGGTTGCCGCCACCGGCCAGCGTGGCGCACTTTGGCCCAGGCTGGACGACATACCGGGAAGCCTGCCCGCCTTGGGCACGATCACCTTTAACGACCTGCCGGAGGTTCGTCAGGCGGAAGCCACCCTCTTTCGCGCCCAAGCGGGCGTGCGCGTAGCGCGCAAGAACCAGCTTCCAGACCCGACTATCGGCGTCCGGGGTGGCAGAGACAATGACGAAACGCTCATCGGTCTGCGCCTTTCGATTCCACTTCCTATCCGGAACTCACGGCGCGCCGAGGTGACGGCTGCCTCGGAAGACGCCCAAGCATCGGAAGGGGAGCTGAACAACATCCGCCGCCAGGTGACCGCCAGGCTGGGCTCCGCCTACCGCAGCTACGAAGTAACCCAAGTGGCGTGGCGAGAATGGGAAGCGACCGGCACCGCCGACCTCCAGCGGCAGACCGAACTTCTGCAACGGCTGTTGCAGGTCGGTGAAATCGGCACCATCGACTATCTCGTGCAACTCAACCAGACCTTTGACACGGAGACCGCCGTCATCGCGCTTCGCGGCCAGCTGTGGCGGAGGTGGTTCCTCGCGCTGGCCGCCGCCGGTCGTCTCGGGGCATGGGCGGAGACGCTGTGA
- a CDS encoding TerC family protein: MEWVMDPHLWIGFLTLTFLEIILGIDNLIFLSVITERLPEDQRPKARLLGLGLALALRIALLIGVVWIIGLTKPLFELYGHVVSWRDLILLAGGLFLLQKGTREIHATVEGDETEEMGRASAKPNFFAVIGQIALLDLVFSFDSILTAIGLTKHLAVIVAAVVIAIGVMILLANTVSEFVRRFPTIKMLAMSFLLLIGMTLVADAMHFEIPKGYLYFAVAFSLSVETLNLVAAQRRRRRLAGIKKP, from the coding sequence ATGGAATGGGTAATGGACCCGCATCTCTGGATCGGATTTTTGACGCTTACCTTTCTCGAGATCATCCTCGGGATCGATAACCTGATTTTCTTAAGCGTCATCACGGAACGGCTTCCGGAAGACCAGCGCCCCAAGGCGCGCCTGCTTGGCCTCGGGCTGGCGTTGGCTCTACGGATTGCGCTTTTGATCGGCGTGGTGTGGATCATCGGTTTAACAAAGCCGCTCTTTGAACTTTACGGTCACGTGGTTTCCTGGCGCGACCTAATTCTCCTGGCCGGCGGCCTCTTTCTGCTGCAGAAGGGCACGCGGGAAATTCACGCAACCGTCGAAGGCGATGAGACAGAAGAAATGGGACGCGCCTCGGCAAAACCAAACTTCTTCGCCGTCATCGGGCAAATCGCGCTGCTCGACCTGGTTTTCTCCTTCGATTCGATCCTCACCGCCATCGGCCTGACCAAGCATCTCGCGGTGATCGTTGCGGCTGTCGTCATCGCGATCGGCGTAATGATTCTGCTTGCCAACACCGTCAGCGAGTTCGTCCGCCGCTTCCCGACGATCAAGATGCTGGCGATGAGTTTCCTGCTGCTGATCGGCATGACCCTGGTGGCGGATGCCATGCATTTCGAGATTCCAAAGGGCTATCTCTATTTCGCCGTTGCCTTCTCGCTTTCCGTCGAGACTCTGAACCTGGTAGCCGCGCAGCGACGCCGGCGGCGACTTGCCGGGATAAAAAAGCCATGA
- a CDS encoding dicarboxylate/amino acid:cation symporter, with amino-acid sequence MPHSHAIVLLLLIVLGVVAGGVGGWVWGEAMLGVAWIGELFLNALKMLIIPLIIAAVISGVASLGDIRKLGRLGGITVFYFFCTTGIAVAIGLLLVNLIQPGAGLAFTAPELPAAIAAKTEVGLTDILLSLVSPNLIASAAETQLLPLILFSVLLSAALTTLGPAGEHVIGLFNGLNEALMKLVVWLMYLAPVGIFALVASRLGQAGGGEAFLGQIAAVGLYVATVLSGLTLHFFVLVGVLVVLGGRGGAYLVGLLRALFTAFGTASSSATLPLTMEGAREQGVNEKAVRFVLPLGSTVNMNGTALYEAAAALFIAQAYGIELGLGAQAVVFITATLAAIGAAGIPEAGLVTMVIVLTAVGLPIEGVGLLLTVDWFLDRFRTAVNVWGDAVGAAVVHRFLPDHGP; translated from the coding sequence ATGCCGCATTCCCACGCCATCGTCTTGCTGCTTTTGATCGTGCTCGGTGTTGTCGCGGGCGGTGTCGGCGGCTGGGTCTGGGGGGAGGCAATGCTTGGCGTCGCCTGGATCGGCGAGCTTTTTCTCAACGCGCTTAAGATGCTGATCATTCCCTTGATCATCGCCGCCGTGATCAGCGGCGTCGCATCCTTGGGCGACATCCGAAAATTGGGCCGCCTCGGTGGGATCACGGTCTTTTACTTCTTTTGCACGACGGGGATTGCCGTAGCGATCGGCCTTCTTCTCGTCAATCTCATCCAACCCGGCGCCGGTCTTGCCTTCACGGCGCCGGAACTGCCCGCGGCGATCGCGGCAAAAACGGAAGTGGGCCTTACGGACATTCTGCTTTCCCTCGTCTCGCCCAATTTGATTGCATCCGCCGCCGAGACCCAGCTTCTTCCCCTTATCCTTTTTTCGGTCTTGCTTTCCGCGGCGCTGACGACGCTGGGGCCGGCCGGCGAGCATGTCATCGGGCTTTTCAACGGGTTGAATGAGGCGTTGATGAAGCTCGTGGTCTGGCTCATGTACCTGGCGCCGGTCGGCATCTTCGCGCTGGTCGCCTCGCGGCTCGGACAGGCCGGGGGCGGGGAGGCCTTCCTCGGCCAGATTGCGGCTGTCGGCCTCTATGTAGCGACGGTCTTGAGCGGTCTTACCCTGCACTTTTTCGTACTGGTCGGCGTTCTCGTCGTTTTGGGCGGACGTGGCGGGGCTTATCTGGTCGGTCTGTTGCGGGCCCTTTTCACGGCCTTCGGCACGGCGAGTTCGTCGGCGACGCTGCCGCTCACGATGGAAGGCGCCCGCGAGCAGGGGGTGAACGAAAAGGCCGTCCGTTTCGTGCTGCCCCTGGGCAGCACGGTGAACATGAACGGCACCGCTCTTTACGAAGCCGCCGCCGCCCTCTTTATCGCCCAGGCCTATGGCATCGAGCTCGGCCTCGGGGCCCAGGCCGTCGTCTTCATTACGGCGACGCTGGCCGCCATCGGGGCAGCCGGAATCCCGGAAGCGGGGCTTGTCACCATGGTGATCGTGCTAACGGCGGTGGGCTTGCCGATCGAAGGGGTGGGCCTTCTGCTGACCGTCGATTGGTTTCTCGACCGTTTCCGCACGGCCGTGAACGTCTGGGGGGATGCGGTGGGTGCTGCCGTCGTGCACCGCTTCTTGCCTGATCACGGCCCTTAA
- a CDS encoding CusA/CzcA family heavy metal efflux RND transporter: MIAFLIRFSLTQRLMVLLSAIAFTIGGLWAFRSLPIDAFPDISAPQVQVIIKAPGMSPTEVESRITFPIEVEMQGLPRQTVLRSTTKYALSVIIIDFEDGTDIYWARQQVAERLNQVWGNLPAEAEGGLGPITTPLGEGYMYRVEGDGYSNRELRRIQDWVIRPRLRTVDGVADVNSLGGEVKVFEVAADPEALLAHGLGIDDLEMALAANNRNAGGDRINRNDEILLVRTVGQLRGVENIQAITIASKDGIPVHVRDVAKVRISSMTRYGAVTADGQGEVVTGLVLLRLGANSRSTIEGVRLELETLKPALPEGVRIVPFYDRTELVTAAVWTVEKALGEAVVLVLLVLIVMLGNLRAALTVALILPLSVLFTFILMRLFGVSANLMSLGGLAIAVGILVDAAVVVVENIHTRLSHAPKGVSRLHMVYRAVAEVSTPVISGILIIIVVFLPLFSLTGLEGKMFGPLAITISFALIGSLILSLTVIPVLASLLMQGGHKGDGRTLAAMKLVYLPTMRWALGNRKVAVGGALAMLALAAALFPFIGEEFMPVMDEGTTVVIIEKLPSISLERSLALDEPYQKAMMEIPEVLGVVSRTGADELRLDPMGLYQTDNFLVTKPRDQWTVSVEEFEQQLREKLDLFVGINYAFTQPIDMRVSEMLTGVRAAMAIKLYGDDLKVLEEKSKQIEALVNQVPGAVDVFRSQLSGQIYLQIEIRPQAIARFGVNAEDINQLVETAIGGRVVTEVIQGNQRIGVLLRYPASARDSPQAIGALRVKTASGEKIPLGSLADIKEVDGPVAIIRESARRQIVVQANVEDRDVVGFVNEVRATLEREVELPPNYFVTFGGQFENQQRAAARLSVVVPISIALIFLLLFTTFRSLSQAGLIILNIPFAMIGGVIALFLSGLYLSVPASVGFITLFGVAVLNGVVMVAYFNQLRKAGRSVLQAVQEGAERRLRPVLMTALIASLGLMPLLVATGPGSELQRPLAVVVIGGLFTSTLLTLLLLPTLYAWLEGRIEQRLQKAAGETS; this comes from the coding sequence ATGATCGCTTTCCTGATTCGTTTTTCTTTAACGCAACGCCTGATGGTTCTGCTGTCGGCAATCGCCTTTACTATCGGCGGGCTGTGGGCATTTCGCAGCCTACCGATTGACGCCTTCCCCGATATCTCAGCCCCTCAAGTGCAGGTAATCATCAAAGCGCCGGGCATGTCGCCGACGGAAGTGGAAAGCCGCATTACTTTCCCCATTGAGGTCGAGATGCAAGGTCTGCCACGCCAGACGGTGCTGCGATCCACAACTAAATATGCACTTAGTGTCATTATCATCGATTTTGAAGATGGTACGGACATCTACTGGGCGCGCCAGCAGGTGGCCGAACGTCTTAATCAGGTGTGGGGAAATCTGCCTGCCGAAGCGGAAGGAGGCTTGGGTCCTATTACGACGCCACTTGGCGAGGGGTACATGTACCGCGTGGAGGGTGACGGGTACAGCAACCGGGAACTGCGCCGTATTCAGGATTGGGTGATCCGCCCGCGCCTGCGTACTGTCGACGGCGTGGCTGACGTCAATTCTCTCGGCGGCGAGGTCAAAGTGTTTGAGGTCGCAGCCGATCCAGAAGCTCTGCTGGCCCATGGGCTCGGCATTGACGATTTGGAGATGGCGCTGGCAGCCAACAACCGGAACGCCGGCGGCGATCGCATCAATCGCAATGACGAAATCCTACTGGTGCGCACGGTGGGCCAGCTGCGCGGTGTGGAGAATATTCAAGCAATTACCATCGCCAGCAAAGACGGGATCCCTGTGCATGTGCGCGATGTGGCCAAGGTACGTATAAGTTCCATGACCCGGTATGGCGCCGTTACCGCTGATGGACAGGGCGAGGTGGTTACCGGTTTGGTGTTGCTGCGTCTTGGCGCCAACAGCCGCAGCACCATCGAGGGGGTCAGGCTCGAACTGGAGACACTTAAACCGGCGTTGCCAGAGGGCGTGCGCATCGTGCCGTTTTACGACCGCACCGAACTGGTAACCGCGGCAGTGTGGACGGTTGAAAAAGCTCTCGGCGAAGCGGTCGTTTTAGTGTTGCTGGTGCTGATCGTTATGCTTGGCAACCTGCGCGCCGCCCTGACCGTGGCCTTAATATTACCACTGTCGGTACTGTTCACGTTCATCCTGATGCGACTATTCGGCGTGAGTGCAAACCTCATGTCGCTCGGCGGGCTGGCTATCGCCGTCGGTATCCTGGTGGACGCCGCCGTGGTCGTCGTGGAGAACATCCATACTCGTCTTAGTCATGCGCCTAAAGGGGTGAGCCGCTTGCACATGGTTTACCGTGCGGTGGCAGAAGTAAGCACACCGGTGATCTCCGGTATTCTCATAATTATCGTTGTGTTCCTGCCGCTGTTTAGTCTTACCGGGCTAGAGGGAAAAATGTTCGGGCCGCTGGCGATAACCATCTCTTTCGCCCTGATCGGCTCGTTGATTCTTTCCCTGACGGTGATCCCGGTGCTCGCAAGCCTGTTGATGCAGGGCGGCCACAAAGGCGATGGCCGAACATTGGCGGCAATGAAGCTCGTCTATCTGCCGACGATGCGCTGGGCGTTGGGAAACCGGAAGGTCGCCGTTGGTGGCGCGTTGGCGATGTTGGCGCTGGCGGCCGCCCTCTTTCCTTTTATCGGCGAGGAATTCATGCCGGTGATGGACGAAGGCACCACCGTGGTGATCATTGAGAAGTTGCCCAGTATTTCTCTTGAGCGCTCGTTGGCATTGGATGAGCCGTATCAGAAGGCCATGATGGAGATACCCGAAGTCCTTGGCGTGGTATCGCGCACCGGTGCCGATGAATTGCGTCTAGATCCCATGGGCCTATACCAAACCGATAATTTTTTAGTCACTAAACCGCGCGATCAGTGGACGGTAAGTGTGGAGGAATTCGAACAGCAATTGCGCGAAAAACTCGATCTTTTCGTCGGTATCAATTATGCCTTCACGCAGCCTATCGACATGCGCGTCTCCGAGATGCTTACAGGCGTGCGGGCGGCGATGGCCATCAAGCTCTATGGTGATGACCTCAAAGTGCTGGAAGAAAAATCCAAGCAGATTGAAGCATTGGTCAACCAAGTGCCCGGCGCAGTGGACGTGTTTCGTAGCCAGCTATCCGGGCAGATTTATCTGCAAATAGAAATTCGACCCCAGGCGATCGCTCGTTTCGGCGTTAACGCCGAAGATATCAACCAACTTGTGGAAACGGCGATCGGCGGGCGTGTGGTCACCGAAGTGATCCAGGGTAATCAGCGCATCGGCGTGCTGTTGCGCTACCCGGCGTCGGCGCGTGACTCGCCCCAGGCAATCGGCGCGCTGCGGGTGAAGACCGCCAGTGGAGAAAAAATTCCTTTGGGCAGTCTAGCCGATATCAAGGAAGTGGACGGGCCGGTAGCAATCATCCGCGAATCAGCCCGGCGCCAAATTGTTGTTCAGGCTAATGTCGAAGATCGCGATGTGGTGGGCTTCGTGAATGAGGTTCGCGCCACTCTTGAACGCGAGGTCGAACTACCGCCGAATTACTTTGTTACCTTTGGCGGTCAATTCGAGAATCAACAGCGCGCCGCCGCTCGTCTGAGCGTGGTCGTGCCTATCTCCATCGCGTTAATTTTTCTCCTGCTGTTCACCACCTTCCGCTCCTTATCTCAGGCGGGGCTAATCATTCTCAACATTCCCTTTGCCATGATTGGGGGCGTGATAGCTTTGTTCTTATCCGGCTTATACCTATCTGTGCCGGCATCGGTGGGTTTCATCACTTTGTTTGGTGTGGCCGTGCTCAACGGCGTGGTGATGGTCGCTTACTTCAATCAGTTGCGCAAAGCCGGGCGTAGCGTCTTGCAAGCCGTGCAAGAGGGCGCCGAACGTCGCTTGCGGCCGGTGCTGATGACGGCGCTGATTGCCAGTCTAGGTCTGATGCCATTGCTGGTTGCCACGGGGCCTGGTTCTGAGTTGCAACGGCCGTTGGCAGTCGTGGTTATCGGCGGTCTGTTCACCTCGACGCTGCTCACCCTGCTGCTCTTGCCGACTTTGTACGCTTGGTTGGAAGGACGGATAGAGCAACGCTTGCAGAAGGCGGCGGGAGAGACATCATGA
- the metC gene encoding cystathionine beta-lyase encodes MREDTRIVNAGRKPEENFGIVNPPIYRASTVTFPSVEALERFDKHPFEGVFYGRHGTPTTFALEEAVAEIEGGDRAIAMASGLAAIAASLLAFLKAGDHVLVTDSVYGPTRHFCDMLLKRYGVETTYYDPGIGASIKNFLKPNTKVVFVESPGSLTFEVQDIPAIARAAHEKGAVVILDNSWATPLYFKPFAHGVDVSIQAATKYIVGHADAMLGVITVSKEHYATIRQTTANLGACSGPEECFLALRGLRTLRVRLDRHRETALKLCAWLQERPEVARILYPALAGDPGHAIWQRDFTGAPGLFSFALKEFPKKAIAAMLDHMKLFAMGYSWGGYESLILPIHPEKIRTATTWKAGPTLRIHAGLEDPDDLIQDLNEGFKRMNAAR; translated from the coding sequence ATGAGAGAAGACACGCGGATCGTCAACGCCGGACGGAAACCGGAGGAAAACTTCGGGATCGTCAACCCACCGATCTACCGTGCCTCGACCGTCACCTTCCCTTCCGTCGAGGCCCTTGAGCGCTTCGACAAGCACCCCTTCGAAGGCGTTTTTTACGGCCGGCACGGCACGCCGACGACGTTTGCGCTGGAAGAAGCGGTGGCCGAGATCGAAGGCGGCGACCGCGCCATCGCCATGGCCTCCGGCCTGGCGGCGATTGCCGCGTCGCTGCTGGCTTTCCTCAAGGCGGGCGATCACGTCCTGGTCACCGACAGCGTCTACGGCCCGACCCGACACTTTTGCGACATGTTGTTGAAGCGCTATGGCGTCGAGACGACCTATTACGACCCTGGCATCGGGGCAAGCATCAAAAACTTTCTGAAACCGAACACGAAGGTCGTCTTCGTCGAATCACCGGGCTCGCTTACCTTCGAGGTCCAGGACATCCCCGCCATCGCGCGCGCGGCCCATGAAAAAGGGGCCGTCGTCATTCTGGACAACAGCTGGGCGACGCCGCTTTATTTCAAGCCCTTCGCGCACGGGGTGGACGTCTCGATCCAGGCGGCGACGAAATACATCGTCGGCCACGCCGACGCCATGCTCGGCGTCATCACGGTAAGCAAAGAACACTACGCGACGATCCGGCAAACGACGGCGAATCTCGGCGCTTGCTCGGGCCCGGAGGAATGTTTCCTGGCCCTTCGCGGCCTGCGCACGCTTCGGGTCCGTCTCGACCGCCACCGGGAAACCGCGCTCAAGCTCTGCGCGTGGCTGCAAGAACGGCCGGAGGTGGCGCGCATTCTCTACCCCGCCCTCGCGGGCGACCCCGGCCACGCCATCTGGCAACGCGACTTTACCGGCGCACCTGGTCTTTTTTCCTTCGCGTTGAAGGAGTTTCCGAAGAAGGCGATCGCCGCCATGCTCGACCACATGAAGCTTTTCGCCATGGGCTACAGCTGGGGCGGTTATGAAAGCTTGATCCTGCCCATCCACCCGGAAAAAATCCGGACGGCGACGACGTGGAAGGCCGGGCCCACCCTCCGCATCCATGCCGGCCTCGAAGACCCGGACGACTTGATCCAGGACTTGAACGAAGGGTTCAAGCGGATGAACGCCGCCAGATGA
- a CDS encoding cysteine synthase A gives MDIRDGLLNTIGNTPLLRLRGPSEATGCEILAKAEFLNPGGSVKDRTALFIVRDAETRGLLKPGGVIVEGTAGNTGIGLALVGNALGYRTVIVMPETQSKEKIEMLRMCGAEVHLAPAVPYANQNNYVPASERLARVLAEKEPNGAIWANQFDNIANRDGHYRTTGLEIWEQTEGRIDAFTCAVGTGGTLAGVGLALKERDKKIRIVLADPMGSALFSYYDHGELKSEGESITEGIGQGRITKNLEGAPIDDWLRVTDQEALPLIFDLVKKEGLLIGGSSGINIVAAMKVARKLGPGHRIVTLITDSGARYQSKLFNPDFLRAKKLPAPYWL, from the coding sequence ATGGATATCCGGGACGGATTGCTCAACACCATCGGAAACACGCCACTTCTCCGTCTCAGGGGCCCGTCGGAGGCAACCGGCTGTGAAATCCTGGCCAAGGCGGAATTTCTCAACCCCGGCGGCTCGGTCAAGGACCGGACGGCGCTTTTCATCGTGCGGGACGCCGAGACGCGCGGCCTTCTAAAACCGGGTGGCGTCATCGTCGAGGGCACGGCCGGCAACACCGGGATCGGGCTGGCGCTGGTCGGCAACGCCCTTGGCTACCGCACGGTCATCGTCATGCCCGAGACCCAAAGCAAGGAAAAGATCGAGATGCTGCGGATGTGCGGGGCGGAAGTCCACCTGGCCCCGGCCGTGCCTTACGCGAACCAGAATAACTACGTGCCCGCCTCCGAGCGGCTGGCCAGGGTACTGGCCGAGAAGGAGCCGAACGGAGCGATCTGGGCGAACCAATTCGACAACATAGCCAACCGGGACGGCCACTATCGGACGACCGGACTGGAAATCTGGGAGCAGACGGAAGGCCGGATCGATGCCTTTACCTGCGCGGTCGGTACCGGCGGCACGCTGGCCGGGGTCGGCCTGGCGCTGAAGGAACGCGACAAAAAGATCCGGATCGTGCTGGCGGACCCCATGGGGTCCGCCCTATTCAGCTACTATGACCATGGCGAACTCAAATCGGAGGGCGAATCGATCACGGAAGGCATAGGCCAGGGCCGGATCACGAAAAATCTCGAAGGGGCGCCGATCGACGACTGGCTTCGCGTCACCGACCAGGAAGCGCTTCCCCTGATCTTCGACCTCGTCAAAAAGGAAGGACTCTTGATTGGAGGCTCCTCGGGCATCAACATCGTGGCGGCGATGAAGGTGGCGAGAAAACTTGGCCCCGGCCATCGAATTGTAACCTTGATCACGGATTCTGGGGCGCGCTATCAAAGCAAGCTCTTCAACCCCGACTTCCTGCGGGCCAAGAAGCTGCCGGCTCCATATTGGTTATAA